In Streptomyces dangxiongensis, one DNA window encodes the following:
- a CDS encoding C40 family peptidase, with protein sequence MSGMFPRLACAAAVAAQAVLVPVPAAAAPDPHPTVARLLTDLQRLYRQTEQATETYNATTELLDRQRAEVTRLDGELTRARLASRGSRSDAGRLARQQYQNSGGLGPYVRVLFAPDPQHALDEGHVIAELAREHARTVARLAATEKRKDTLAREARKALDTRQTLAGRQRGQRDDIRARLAEVERMLAGLTPEQLAAVARLEEQGVSEAQRKLTTAGALPADRPASPAGDRAVDYALDQLGKPYRWGARGPDAYDCSGLTSQAWSRAGTPLPRTSREQWDRLRKVPLNQLRPGDLVVYFPDATHVAMYVGDGKVVQAPRPGAKVEISAIASYPILGAVRPDPDGRV encoded by the coding sequence GTGTCAGGAATGTTCCCGCGCCTGGCCTGCGCGGCCGCGGTGGCGGCCCAGGCCGTCCTCGTGCCCGTACCGGCCGCCGCCGCACCGGATCCCCACCCGACGGTCGCCCGCCTGCTGACGGACCTTCAACGGCTGTACCGGCAGACCGAACAGGCCACCGAGACGTACAACGCCACCACGGAGCTGCTCGACCGGCAGCGCGCGGAGGTCACCCGCCTCGACGGTGAACTGACCCGCGCCCGGCTCGCCTCGCGGGGCAGCCGGAGCGACGCCGGGCGCCTGGCCCGGCAGCAGTACCAGAACAGCGGCGGCCTCGGCCCCTACGTCCGTGTCCTGTTCGCTCCCGACCCGCAGCACGCGCTGGACGAGGGCCACGTCATCGCCGAACTCGCCCGCGAGCACGCCCGGACGGTGGCCCGGCTGGCCGCCACGGAGAAGCGGAAGGACACACTGGCCCGCGAGGCCCGCAAGGCCCTCGACACCCGGCAGACCCTCGCCGGCCGGCAGCGCGGCCAGCGCGACGACATCCGGGCGCGACTGGCCGAGGTGGAGCGCATGCTGGCCGGTCTCACCCCGGAGCAGCTCGCGGCCGTGGCCCGGCTGGAGGAGCAGGGGGTCAGCGAGGCCCAGCGGAAGCTGACGACCGCGGGCGCCCTGCCCGCCGACCGCCCCGCCTCACCGGCGGGCGACCGCGCGGTCGACTACGCCCTGGACCAGCTCGGCAAGCCGTACCGGTGGGGTGCGCGGGGCCCGGACGCGTACGACTGCTCGGGTCTGACGTCCCAGGCGTGGTCCCGAGCGGGAACTCCGCTCCCGCGCACCAGCCGGGAACAGTGGGACCGGCTGCGGAAGGTCCCGCTGAACCAACTCCGGCCAGGAGACCTGGTCGTGTACTTCCCCGACGCCACACACGTGGCGATGTACGTGGGCGACGGCAAGGTCGTGCAGGCACCCAGACCGGGCGCGAAGGTGGAGATCTCCGCGATCGCCAGCTATCCGATCCTCGGCGCGGTACGGCCCGACCCGGACGGACGGGTCTAG
- a CDS encoding penicillin-binding transpeptidase domain-containing protein: MAKYIRHACAFCALLLAALLVNATRVQVVQSGQYAGSPADRRATIARYQQPRGDILVGGEPVTGSVDTGEQLRFERSYVDGPLYAPVTGFASQTYGTTYLEHAEDGVLAGTDPLLSALPLWKDVTRAPNRGGDVVTTLNRRAQEAAYRGLAGRKGAVAALDPATGRVLALVTSPSYDPAELSGNSEAVASAWSRLNSDPEKPMLNRAVRQTYPPGSTFKVVTAAAALDAGVVTDLDAHTDSPDPYRLPGTTTRLTNEGDGCVDASVRDAFEWSCNTVFAKLGVDVGVRDMAATAQAFGFNDPDLRIPFAAAPSTFDSRVDRAQLALSSIGQYNTRATPLQMAMVAAAVADGGQLRPPYLVERTTRHGGETVTGSAARPGRQVMRPSTAARLRELMAGVVEEGTGTRAAIPGAIVGGKTGTAQHGVGNSGVPYAWFLSWAQSVDAPEPQVAVAVVVEDASADRGEISGGGDAAPIAKEVMRAVLAG, encoded by the coding sequence ATGGCGAAGTACATCCGGCACGCCTGCGCGTTCTGCGCCCTGCTGCTGGCGGCGCTGCTGGTCAACGCGACCCGCGTACAGGTCGTGCAGTCCGGGCAGTACGCCGGCAGCCCCGCCGACCGCCGGGCCACGATCGCCCGGTACCAGCAGCCGCGCGGCGACATCCTGGTGGGCGGCGAGCCGGTCACCGGCTCCGTGGACACCGGCGAGCAACTGCGCTTCGAACGCAGCTACGTGGACGGCCCGTTGTACGCGCCGGTCACCGGTTTCGCCTCGCAGACGTACGGCACCACGTATCTGGAGCACGCCGAGGACGGGGTGCTCGCCGGCACGGATCCGTTGCTGTCGGCGCTGCCGCTGTGGAAGGACGTGACGCGCGCGCCGAACCGCGGCGGGGACGTCGTCACGACGCTGAACCGCCGGGCGCAGGAGGCCGCGTACCGGGGGCTGGCCGGCCGCAAGGGCGCGGTGGCCGCCCTGGACCCGGCCACGGGCCGCGTCCTGGCACTGGTGACCAGCCCGTCGTACGACCCGGCCGAGCTGTCCGGCAACAGCGAGGCGGTGGCCTCGGCGTGGTCCCGGCTCAACAGTGACCCGGAGAAGCCGATGCTGAACCGGGCGGTACGGCAGACCTATCCGCCGGGGTCGACGTTCAAGGTGGTCACCGCGGCGGCGGCGCTGGACGCGGGCGTGGTCACGGACCTGGACGCGCACACCGACTCCCCCGACCCCTACCGGCTGCCCGGCACCACGACCCGGCTGACCAACGAGGGCGACGGCTGCGTGGACGCCTCGGTGCGTGACGCGTTCGAATGGTCCTGCAATACGGTGTTCGCCAAGCTGGGCGTGGACGTGGGCGTGCGGGACATGGCGGCCACGGCACAGGCGTTCGGGTTCAACGACCCCGATCTGCGCATCCCTTTCGCCGCGGCGCCCAGCACCTTCGACAGCCGGGTGGACCGGGCGCAGCTAGCGCTGTCCTCGATCGGGCAGTACAACACGCGGGCCACGCCGCTGCAGATGGCGATGGTCGCTGCGGCGGTCGCCGACGGGGGCCAACTGCGGCCGCCGTATCTGGTGGAGCGCACCACCCGGCACGGCGGCGAGACGGTCACCGGCAGCGCGGCCCGTCCGGGGCGGCAGGTGATGCGGCCGTCGACGGCCGCCCGGCTGAGGGAGCTGATGGCCGGCGTGGTCGAGGAGGGCACCGGCACCCGTGCCGCCATTCCCGGCGCGATCGTCGGCGGCAAGACCGGCACCGCCCAGCACGGGGTGGGCAACTCGGGTGTGCCGTACGCCTGGTTCCTCTCCTGGGCGCAGTCCGTGGACGCGCCGGAGCCGCAGGTGGCGGTCGCGGTGGTGGTGGAGGACGCCTCGGCGGACCGGGGCGAGATCAGCGGGGGCGGGGACGCGGCGCCGATCGCGAAGGAGGTGATGCGGGCGGTTCTCGCGGGCTGA
- a CDS encoding FtsW/RodA/SpoVE family cell cycle protein produces MTKAGTTVAAAPAPVRAPRLPRRRGIELALIVLAVLLSVYGYCAVGLARTGSVPPGAVGYGAGLGVLALFAHLAVRIRAPYADPLPLPIGVLLNGLGLVLIYRLDLETPGDRAAPTQLVWSTLGIGLFIGVVLVLRDHRVLQRYAYVCVVAALVLLALPILFPAVNGARIWIRIAGFSIQPGEFAKVLLAVFFAAYLAANRSALAFTGRRLWRMQFPTGRVLGPIVTIWVVSVGVLVLERDLGTSLLFFGLFVVLLYVATGRTGWIAVGLLLAVVGAVAVGRLEPHVNGRIEDWLHPFATIQAGQGPNQLAQSLFAFAAGGVLGTGLGLGHSILIGFATKSDFILATAGEELGLAGLAAIVLLYALLVERGYRAGLALREPFGRLLAVGLASIVALQVFVIAGGVTGLIPLTGMAMPFLAQGGSSVVTNWAIVALLIRVSDSARSQYDGREAP; encoded by the coding sequence ATGACGAAGGCCGGAACCACCGTGGCGGCGGCCCCCGCTCCCGTACGCGCCCCCCGCCTCCCCCGGCGCCGGGGCATCGAACTCGCCCTGATCGTGCTGGCCGTCCTGTTGTCCGTGTACGGCTACTGCGCCGTGGGGCTGGCGCGCACCGGCTCCGTCCCGCCCGGTGCCGTCGGCTACGGCGCCGGACTCGGCGTGCTCGCCCTGTTCGCTCATCTCGCGGTGCGGATCAGGGCGCCGTACGCCGATCCGCTGCCGCTGCCCATCGGGGTGCTGCTCAACGGGCTCGGGCTGGTGCTGATCTACCGGCTGGACCTGGAGACGCCCGGCGACCGGGCGGCCCCCACCCAGCTCGTGTGGTCCACGCTCGGGATCGGGTTGTTCATCGGCGTCGTCCTGGTGCTGCGCGACCACCGGGTGCTCCAGCGCTACGCGTACGTGTGCGTGGTGGCCGCCCTGGTCCTGCTGGCGCTGCCGATCCTGTTCCCCGCGGTGAACGGCGCCCGGATCTGGATCCGGATCGCCGGGTTCTCCATCCAGCCGGGCGAGTTCGCGAAGGTGCTGCTCGCGGTGTTCTTCGCCGCCTATCTCGCCGCCAACCGCAGCGCGCTCGCGTTCACCGGCCGCCGGCTGTGGCGGATGCAGTTCCCGACCGGCCGGGTGCTCGGGCCGATCGTGACGATCTGGGTGGTGAGCGTGGGGGTGCTGGTGCTGGAGCGGGATCTCGGGACCTCGCTGCTGTTCTTCGGGCTGTTCGTGGTGCTGCTGTACGTGGCCACCGGGCGGACCGGCTGGATCGCGGTCGGGCTGCTGCTGGCCGTGGTCGGCGCCGTCGCCGTGGGGCGGCTGGAGCCGCATGTCAACGGGCGGATCGAGGACTGGCTGCACCCGTTCGCCACGATCCAGGCCGGGCAGGGCCCCAACCAGCTCGCCCAGTCCCTGTTCGCCTTCGCCGCCGGCGGCGTCCTCGGCACGGGGCTGGGGCTCGGGCACTCCATCCTGATCGGCTTCGCCACCAAGTCGGACTTCATCCTGGCGACCGCCGGGGAGGAGCTGGGCCTCGCGGGTCTCGCGGCCATCGTGCTGCTGTACGCCCTGCTGGTGGAGCGTGGCTACCGGGCGGGCCTGGCGCTGCGCGAGCCCTTCGGCCGGCTCCTCGCGGTCGGGCTGGCCTCGATCGTGGCGCTGCAGGTGTTCGTGATCGCGGGCGGGGTGACCGGGCTGATCCCGCTGACCGGGATGGCGATGCCGTTCCTCGCCCAGGGCGGCTCCTCGGTGGTCACCAACTGGGCGATCGTGGCGCTGCTGATCCGGGTGAGCGACTCTGCGCGCAGTCAGTACGACGGCCGGGAGGCGCCGTGA
- a CDS encoding AurF N-oxygenase family protein translates to MTTLTEEDALDGLRDALGLLKDREQVAERLLVSSAKHSFDPDKELDWDAPLEEGKWFWPPELVSLYGTPLWQRMSEEQRILLSRHEAAALASLGIWFELILMQLLVRHVYDKAATSAHVRYALTEIEDECRHSKMFARMITHGGTPWYPVSRAHQNLGRLFKTVSTTPGSFTATLLGEEILDWMQRLTFPDERVQPLIRGVTRIHVVEEARHVRYAREELRRQMVTAPKWSQEFTRVTSGEFARVFSVAFVNPQVYTDVGLDKREAMAQVKASGHRREVMQTGAKRLTDFLDDIGVLRGVGRRLWKSSGLLA, encoded by the coding sequence ATGACGACCCTGACGGAAGAGGACGCACTGGACGGGCTGCGCGACGCGCTCGGCCTGCTGAAGGACCGGGAACAGGTGGCCGAACGCCTGCTCGTCTCTTCCGCCAAGCACTCCTTCGACCCGGACAAGGAGCTGGACTGGGACGCGCCCTTGGAGGAGGGCAAGTGGTTCTGGCCCCCGGAGCTGGTGTCGCTGTACGGCACCCCGCTGTGGCAGCGGATGAGCGAGGAGCAGCGCATCCTGCTCTCCCGGCACGAGGCGGCGGCACTGGCCTCGCTCGGCATCTGGTTCGAGCTGATCCTGATGCAGCTACTGGTCCGGCACGTCTACGACAAGGCGGCGACGAGCGCGCACGTGCGCTACGCGCTCACCGAGATCGAGGACGAGTGCAGGCACTCGAAGATGTTCGCCCGGATGATCACGCACGGCGGCACGCCCTGGTACCCGGTGAGCCGGGCCCACCAGAACCTCGGCCGCCTGTTCAAGACGGTCTCCACCACCCCCGGTTCCTTCACCGCCACGCTGCTCGGCGAGGAGATCCTGGACTGGATGCAGCGCCTGACGTTCCCCGACGAGCGGGTACAGCCGCTGATCCGGGGCGTCACGCGGATCCACGTGGTGGAGGAGGCACGGCACGTCCGGTACGCCCGTGAGGAGCTGCGGCGCCAGATGGTGACCGCGCCGAAGTGGTCGCAGGAGTTCACCCGGGTCACCTCCGGTGAGTTCGCCCGGGTGTTCTCGGTGGCGTTCGTGAACCCGCAGGTCTACACCGACGTCGGCCTCGACAAGCGCGAGGCCATGGCGCAGGTGAAGGCGAGCGGGCACCGGCGGGAGGTCATGCAGACGGGCGCGAAGCGGCTGACCGACTTCCTGGACGACATAGGGGTGCTGCGGGGCGTCGGCCGGCGGCTGTGGAAGTCCTCGGGGCTGCTGGCCTGA
- a CDS encoding SH3 domain-containing protein, with the protein MRLRRSLTRCLAVAVATGVLAGGVAVAPAVADDGRGTDDAGSRRTTTAAHDDDSGPYQGVVTARGGLWLRDRPDRGSRRVRLVPEGETVSVFCKTGGEPVRGNPLWYLLTDGTWAWGPAAYIRNVGPAPRWC; encoded by the coding sequence ATGCGCCTGCGCCGCTCCCTCACCCGGTGTCTCGCCGTGGCCGTCGCCACCGGGGTCCTGGCCGGCGGCGTCGCGGTCGCGCCGGCCGTGGCCGACGACGGCCGGGGAACGGACGATGCCGGGTCGCGGCGCACGACGACCGCGGCGCACGACGACGACAGCGGGCCCTATCAGGGTGTCGTCACCGCCCGGGGCGGCCTGTGGCTGCGCGACCGGCCGGACCGGGGCAGCCGGCGGGTGCGGCTCGTGCCGGAGGGGGAGACCGTGTCGGTCTTCTGCAAGACGGGCGGCGAGCCCGTGCGCGGCAACCCGCTCTGGTACCTGCTCACGGACGGCACCTGGGCCTGGGGCCCGGCCGCCTACATCCGGAACGTCGGCCCCGCGCCACGCTGGTGCTGA
- a CDS encoding TetR/AcrR family transcriptional regulator — translation MTPSATPAYRRLSVDERRRQLLDAALSLFAHRAPEDVSLDDVAEAAGVSRPLVYRYFPGGKQQLYEAALGSAAEELQQCFDEPREGPALPRLSRVLDRYLAFVDEHDTGFSALLQGGSVVETSRTTALVDGVRRSAAQHICRHLGVLDPGPRLRMTVRMWITAVEAASLIWLDEGKQPPAGELRDWLVEQFVAVLTVTAGRDPQTAALVGALAGDGRD, via the coding sequence ATGACCCCGTCCGCCACCCCCGCCTACCGCCGGCTCAGCGTCGACGAGCGGCGGCGTCAGCTCCTCGACGCCGCGCTCTCGCTCTTCGCGCACCGCGCCCCCGAGGACGTGTCCCTGGACGACGTGGCGGAGGCGGCCGGAGTCTCGCGTCCGCTGGTGTACCGGTACTTCCCCGGCGGCAAGCAGCAGCTCTACGAGGCGGCGCTGGGGTCGGCCGCGGAGGAACTCCAGCAATGCTTCGACGAGCCGCGCGAGGGCCCGGCGCTGCCCCGTCTGTCCCGCGTCCTGGACCGCTATCTGGCCTTCGTGGACGAGCACGACACCGGCTTCAGCGCGCTGCTCCAGGGCGGCAGCGTGGTGGAGACCTCCCGTACGACCGCCCTCGTGGACGGGGTGCGCCGGTCCGCCGCCCAGCACATCTGCCGGCACCTCGGCGTCCTCGACCCCGGCCCCCGGCTGCGGATGACCGTCCGCATGTGGATCACGGCCGTGGAGGCGGCGTCCCTGATCTGGCTCGACGAGGGAAAGCAGCCGCCGGCCGGGGAGCTGCGCGACTGGCTGGTCGAGCAGTTCGTGGCCGTCCTCACGGTCACCGCGGGCCGGGACCCGCAGACCGCCGCGCTCGTCGGCGCGCTCGCCGGGGATGGCCGAGACTGA